Proteins from one Leptolyngbya sp. KIOST-1 genomic window:
- a CDS encoding SulP family inorganic anion transporter encodes MRALKREWWSNPRADLLAGAVVGLALIPEAIAFSIIAGVDPKVGLYASFIIAVVTAFLGGRPASISAATGAMALLMIDLVRDYGLEYLLVATLLCGVFQVIFGVLRLGRQMRYVPRAVMVGYINALAVLIFLAQLPQLTNVPLAVYVMTALSLAIIYILPRFTKAVPSPLVALFVMTVAAIALGIDVPTVGDMGELPTALPIFALPQVPWTLETLRIVLPTSLTMAVVGLLASFLTASLVDELTDTPSDKNREAKGQGIANIITSFFGGMAGCGMIGQSVINVQSGGRGRLSTLCAGVFLLFAILVLSGWVQQMPMAALVAVMIMVSIGTFRWASFRDMAKIPRTETAVMLSTMLVTIFTRNFALGVATGIVMSTVFFSRKIAQLVFVDKVMRAEGHRVYSVSGQIFFVSRDEFFEAFDFEEFVDRVTIDLTHAHLWDQGAVAALDKIVNKFRRAGAEVEVVGLNEASTTLVNKLAVHSQPTALQE; translated from the coding sequence TTGCGCGCTCTGAAGCGAGAGTGGTGGTCTAACCCAAGAGCCGACCTGCTGGCTGGGGCGGTGGTAGGGCTGGCGCTGATTCCCGAAGCGATCGCGTTCTCGATCATCGCCGGAGTGGACCCCAAGGTGGGCCTTTATGCCTCTTTCATCATTGCGGTGGTCACCGCTTTTTTGGGCGGGAGGCCCGCGTCGATCTCCGCCGCCACTGGAGCCATGGCGCTGCTGATGATCGACCTGGTGCGCGACTACGGGCTCGAGTATCTGCTGGTGGCCACCCTGCTGTGCGGTGTGTTTCAAGTGATCTTTGGCGTGCTGCGGCTGGGTCGCCAGATGCGCTATGTGCCCCGCGCCGTGATGGTGGGCTATATCAACGCCCTGGCGGTGCTGATTTTCTTAGCGCAGCTGCCCCAGCTGACCAACGTGCCCTTGGCCGTGTACGTGATGACGGCGCTGTCGCTGGCGATCATCTACATCCTGCCGCGGTTTACCAAAGCGGTGCCCTCACCCCTGGTGGCGCTGTTTGTGATGACGGTGGCGGCGATCGCCCTCGGTATTGACGTACCCACGGTTGGCGACATGGGCGAGCTGCCCACCGCCCTGCCCATCTTCGCCCTGCCCCAGGTGCCCTGGACTCTGGAAACCCTGCGGATTGTGCTGCCGACGTCGCTGACCATGGCCGTGGTGGGGCTGTTAGCCTCATTCCTGACCGCGTCGCTGGTGGACGAACTCACCGACACCCCCAGCGACAAAAACCGCGAGGCCAAGGGTCAGGGCATCGCCAACATCATTACCAGCTTTTTTGGCGGTATGGCAGGCTGCGGCATGATTGGCCAGTCGGTGATCAATGTGCAGTCGGGCGGGCGGGGGCGACTCTCCACTCTGTGCGCTGGGGTGTTTCTGTTGTTTGCCATTCTGGTGCTGAGCGGCTGGGTGCAGCAGATGCCTATGGCGGCCCTGGTGGCGGTAATGATCATGGTTTCCATCGGCACCTTTCGCTGGGCTTCGTTTCGCGATATGGCCAAAATTCCCCGCACCGAGACGGCGGTGATGCTGTCCACCATGCTGGTGACGATCTTCACCCGCAACTTTGCCCTCGGGGTGGCCACCGGGATTGTGATGAGTACGGTGTTTTTCTCTCGCAAGATTGCCCAGCTAGTCTTTGTGGACAAGGTGATGCGCGCAGAGGGCCACCGGGTTTACAGCGTGTCGGGCCAGATTTTCTTTGTCTCAAGGGATGAGTTCTTTGAAGCCTTTGACTTTGAAGAGTTTGTCGATCGCGTCACCATCGACCTCACCCACGCCCACCTATGGGATCAGGGGGCCGTTGCCGCCCTGGACAAGATTGTCAACAAATTTCGCCGCGCCGGAGCCGAGGTAGAGGTGGTGGGCCTGAACGAGGCCAGCACCACCCTGGTGAACAAATTGGCCGTCCACAGTCAGCCCACCGCCCTCCAGGAGTAG
- a CDS encoding PDDEXK nuclease domain-containing protein, protein MSKAPAPLPDEDNYVALLSELKKRIRSAQVKAALAVNRELILLYWQIGREILAQQQVEGWGGKVIERLAQDLKREFPDMQGFSQRNLKYMRAFAEAWPDEQFVHQAGAQIPWKHNCILLEKVKDPTERLWYIQQTVEYGWSRNILTLQIESGLYQRQGGAITNFERTLTPEQSDLAQQLIKDPYNFDFLNLTSATQERDLEKALVERIRDFLLELGVGFAFVGSQYRLEVSGNEYFMDMLFYHLKLRCYVVIDLKVTEFRPEYTGKMNFYVAAVDDLLRHPDDQPTIGIVLCKSKDKTIAEYALRNVNTPIAVTTHSLPDQLKANLPTIEQLEMEIDAAVSELSEESEAPEE, encoded by the coding sequence ATGTCAAAAGCCCCTGCCCCACTCCCTGATGAAGACAACTACGTTGCCCTGCTCAGTGAACTGAAGAAGCGGATCCGCTCAGCCCAGGTTAAGGCAGCCCTGGCCGTCAACAGGGAACTCATTCTGCTCTACTGGCAAATTGGCCGGGAAATTCTCGCGCAGCAGCAGGTAGAAGGATGGGGCGGTAAGGTCATCGAACGCCTGGCTCAAGACCTGAAGCGGGAGTTCCCCGATATGCAGGGCTTCTCCCAACGCAACCTCAAATACATGCGGGCTTTCGCCGAAGCCTGGCCCGATGAGCAATTTGTGCACCAGGCTGGGGCACAAATCCCCTGGAAGCATAACTGCATCCTTCTGGAGAAGGTGAAAGACCCAACTGAACGCCTGTGGTACATCCAGCAAACCGTTGAATACGGCTGGAGCCGGAACATCCTTACCCTGCAAATAGAAAGCGGACTATACCAGCGCCAGGGCGGAGCGATCACCAATTTTGAGCGCACTCTGACGCCGGAACAGTCCGATCTCGCCCAGCAGTTGATCAAAGACCCCTACAACTTTGACTTTCTCAATCTGACCTCTGCCACCCAGGAGCGCGATCTGGAGAAAGCTCTAGTGGAGCGAATCAGGGATTTTCTATTGGAGCTAGGTGTGGGATTCGCCTTCGTCGGCAGTCAGTATCGCCTGGAGGTCTCGGGCAACGAGTACTTCATGGACATGCTGTTCTACCACCTCAAGCTGCGGTGCTATGTGGTCATTGACCTGAAGGTGACCGAGTTTCGTCCTGAGTACACCGGCAAGATGAACTTCTACGTCGCCGCGGTAGATGACCTGCTGCGCCACCCCGATGACCAACCCACCATCGGTATCGTGCTGTGCAAGTCAAAGGACAAAACAATCGCGGAATACGCCCTGCGCAACGTCAACACCCCGATCGCCGTCACCACCCACAGCCTGCCAGACCAACTCAAGGCCAATCTACCCACCATCGAGCAGCTAGAAATGGAGATCGATGCAGCAGTGAGCGAACTCTCAGAGGAGAGCGAGGCACCTGAGGAGTAA
- a CDS encoding ParA family protein, producing MIITVAGFKGGVGKTTTAVHLACYFARKSDKTLLVDGDPNRSSLSWSKRGTLPFQVCDLMSAAKASRGKEYVIVDTEAHPDEDELEALAEGCDLLVLPSTPDALALEALLATVDNLQNLTSYGVVLTMVDSRKKATSLQAKETLSRLSIPVFKQMIRRLTAYEKAALVGVPVYDTGDRFGRIAWGEYESLAKEIESHA from the coding sequence ATGATTATTACCGTTGCCGGATTCAAAGGCGGGGTCGGCAAAACCACCACCGCCGTGCACCTGGCCTGCTACTTTGCCAGAAAGTCTGACAAGACTCTGCTAGTCGATGGCGACCCCAACCGCTCATCCCTGTCATGGTCCAAACGGGGGACGCTGCCGTTTCAGGTCTGTGACCTGATGTCGGCGGCGAAGGCCTCCAGGGGCAAAGAGTACGTCATTGTCGATACCGAGGCCCACCCCGACGAAGACGAGCTAGAGGCTCTGGCGGAGGGCTGCGATCTGCTGGTACTGCCCTCCACCCCAGACGCCCTGGCCCTGGAGGCGCTGCTGGCCACCGTCGACAACCTCCAGAACCTGACCTCCTACGGGGTGGTGCTGACGATGGTAGACAGCCGCAAAAAGGCCACCTCCCTCCAGGCCAAAGAAACGCTTAGCCGCTTAAGCATCCCAGTGTTTAAGCAGATGATTAGGCGCTTAACCGCTTACGAGAAAGCGGCCCTAGTCGGGGTGCCGGTGTACGACACCGGCGATCGCTTTGGGCGCATTGCCTGGGGCGAGTATGAGTCATTAGCAAAGGAGATCGAGAGCCATGCCTGA
- a CDS encoding DUF4278 domain-containing protein gives MQLTYRGQSYEATTASVDALATGETATFLGRPYARKQFTVTQRQQPAELTYRGVRYTR, from the coding sequence ATGCAACTCACCTACCGCGGCCAATCCTACGAAGCCACCACCGCCTCCGTTGATGCGCTGGCTACCGGCGAAACCGCCACCTTCCTAGGTCGCCCCTACGCCCGCAAGCAGTTCACCGTTACCCAGCGCCAGCAGCCCGCAGAACTGACCTATCGCGGCGTTCGCTACACTCGCTAG
- the hsdR gene encoding type I restriction-modification system endonuclease codes for MSGSAISTNFVFLKRFDPQLVRLGTLAERYFKDDPCTCLIKLRQYGELLAQLTAAKAGLYEDTQENQVDLLRRLRDRRVVQGEVYQLFQELRVHGNRATHDMVGDHRTALENLKYARALGLWFYRAFTGDRTFKAGPFIPPADPDQETETLRQRLEALRQEAEQYRSQYETAQATAAEEAELRQIAETLLEQAEVEVESTRQRLEVIQAEAQAQPAPVIQATIAQAQQAEQTLDLDEPGTRRLIDEQLRAAGWEADSEELTYTKGARPQKNRNLAIAEWPTRDGRADYALFVGLQVVAVVEAKRGRKDVYGAIDQAKRYSRGYVIKGDETLPGGPWGEYQVPFVFATNGRAYLKQLETKSGIWFCDLRRPENLRRAIGSWYSPAGLVDSLANDLEEASDRLEAEPFTYDFGLWDHQIRAIQAVETALAQDQRELLLAMATGTGKTKTCIALVYRLLKTKRFRRILFLVDRSALGEQAANAFKDTRMESLQTFADIFDIKELKDTAPDRDTKVHIGTVQSFVKRLLYPSDDGETFTTDQYDCIVVDECHRGYLLDRELSDSELTFRDFGDYVSKYRQVLDYFDAVKIGLTATPALHTTEIFGDPVFTYSYPEAVIDGWLIDHEPPTRIITALSEDGIVWHPGDDVAYYDPKTGQIDLVHAPDEIRIDVEQFNRQVITPEFNRVVCEELARHIDPSLPGKTLIFCVNDNHADLVTQKLKEAFADLYGSVDDDEVVKITGAADKPLELIRRYKNEVSPKVAVTVDLMTTGIDVPAICNLVFIRRVKSRILYSQMLGRATRRCDGIGKEVFHIFDAVNLYETMSAVSDMKPVVVNPQISFAQLMGELETVSAPDQVQTVVDQILAKLQRKRRHLSDNSQETVESIAGLPLDEVVQHLKQSSPGEAVAWLKQRRAIAEVLDRREGGSQPVLVSYHADELRRVERGYGVSEAGVAYGKPEDYLASFKQFIESNLNLVPALLVVTQRPRELTRAQLKELRAALDGAGYSETMLRSAWRDATNEDIAASIVGYIRQAALGDALVSYGERVDRAMKTILASQPWTAPQRQWLERIGQQLKKETVVDKAALDQGQFKAQGGFQRIDKVFNHQLETLLAEINSAIWPEVG; via the coding sequence ATGAGCGGCTCTGCCATTTCGACCAATTTTGTCTTTCTCAAGCGATTCGACCCTCAGCTCGTGCGACTGGGCACCCTGGCGGAGCGCTACTTTAAGGACGACCCGTGCACCTGCTTGATCAAGCTCCGGCAGTATGGAGAGCTGCTGGCGCAGCTGACCGCTGCCAAGGCAGGGCTGTACGAAGACACTCAAGAAAACCAGGTTGACCTGCTGCGCCGCCTGCGCGATCGCCGCGTTGTGCAGGGGGAGGTATACCAGCTATTCCAGGAGCTGCGGGTGCATGGCAATCGCGCCACCCACGATATGGTGGGTGACCACCGGACGGCGTTGGAGAACCTGAAGTATGCCCGAGCCCTGGGGCTGTGGTTTTATCGGGCTTTTACAGGCGATCGCACCTTCAAGGCTGGCCCCTTCATTCCCCCCGCCGACCCAGACCAGGAAACCGAAACCCTGCGCCAGCGGCTCGAAGCCCTGCGCCAAGAAGCCGAGCAATACCGCAGCCAGTACGAAACCGCCCAGGCTACTGCCGCTGAAGAAGCCGAACTGCGTCAGATTGCCGAGACCCTGCTAGAGCAGGCCGAAGTCGAAGTGGAATCGACTCGGCAACGGCTCGAAGTGATCCAGGCAGAGGCCCAGGCGCAGCCCGCCCCGGTGATCCAGGCCACAATTGCCCAGGCCCAGCAGGCCGAGCAGACCCTTGACCTCGATGAACCTGGCACCCGACGCCTGATTGACGAGCAGCTGCGGGCTGCCGGGTGGGAGGCGGACTCGGAAGAGTTGACCTATACCAAGGGCGCTAGACCTCAGAAGAACCGGAACCTGGCGATCGCAGAGTGGCCCACCCGCGATGGCCGGGCTGACTACGCTCTGTTTGTGGGGCTGCAAGTGGTGGCCGTGGTCGAAGCCAAGCGAGGGCGCAAGGATGTCTACGGGGCGATCGACCAGGCCAAACGCTACAGCCGCGGCTACGTGATTAAGGGCGATGAAACCTTGCCCGGCGGCCCCTGGGGCGAGTACCAGGTGCCCTTTGTCTTTGCCACCAATGGCCGCGCCTATCTTAAGCAGCTAGAGACTAAAAGCGGCATCTGGTTTTGTGACCTGCGCCGACCCGAAAATCTGCGGCGGGCGATCGGCAGCTGGTATAGCCCAGCGGGGCTGGTAGATTCTCTCGCGAATGACTTGGAGGAAGCCAGCGATCGCCTCGAAGCAGAGCCCTTCACCTACGACTTTGGGCTCTGGGATCACCAGATTCGCGCCATTCAGGCAGTGGAAACCGCCCTGGCCCAGGATCAACGAGAGCTGCTACTGGCCATGGCCACCGGCACGGGCAAGACCAAAACCTGCATTGCCCTGGTGTATCGCCTGCTGAAGACCAAGCGGTTTCGGCGCATTCTGTTTTTGGTAGACCGCAGCGCCCTGGGCGAGCAAGCCGCCAATGCCTTCAAAGACACTCGCATGGAGAGCCTTCAGACCTTTGCCGATATCTTTGACATCAAAGAGCTGAAGGACACCGCCCCAGACCGCGATACCAAAGTCCATATTGGTACGGTGCAGAGCTTTGTGAAACGACTGCTGTACCCCAGCGACGACGGCGAGACCTTCACCACTGACCAGTACGACTGCATTGTGGTGGATGAGTGCCATCGGGGCTACCTGCTCGACCGGGAGCTGAGTGATAGCGAACTCACCTTTCGAGACTTTGGTGACTACGTGTCGAAGTACCGACAGGTGCTGGACTACTTTGACGCGGTGAAGATTGGCCTGACGGCCACCCCCGCCCTTCACACCACCGAGATTTTTGGTGACCCAGTTTTTACCTACAGCTATCCAGAAGCCGTAATTGACGGCTGGCTGATTGACCACGAGCCGCCTACCCGCATCATTACCGCATTGTCTGAAGACGGCATCGTCTGGCACCCAGGGGATGATGTCGCCTACTATGACCCCAAGACCGGGCAGATTGACCTGGTGCATGCCCCTGATGAAATTCGCATCGATGTCGAGCAGTTCAATCGCCAGGTGATCACCCCAGAGTTTAACCGGGTGGTCTGTGAAGAACTGGCTCGCCACATCGACCCCAGTCTGCCGGGGAAAACCCTAATTTTTTGCGTCAATGACAACCATGCCGACCTGGTGACTCAAAAACTGAAGGAGGCTTTTGCTGATCTCTACGGCAGTGTTGATGATGACGAAGTGGTCAAGATCACCGGGGCTGCCGATAAGCCCTTGGAGCTGATTCGCCGCTACAAAAATGAGGTCAGCCCCAAGGTGGCAGTGACCGTAGACCTGATGACTACCGGCATTGATGTGCCTGCTATTTGCAATCTGGTCTTTATTCGGCGGGTGAAGTCGCGGATTTTGTATTCTCAGATGCTGGGGCGAGCTACCCGCCGCTGTGACGGTATCGGCAAAGAGGTCTTCCATATTTTTGATGCGGTGAATCTGTACGAAACCATGTCTGCGGTGTCAGACATGAAGCCGGTGGTGGTGAATCCGCAGATATCGTTTGCTCAGCTGATGGGCGAGTTAGAGACGGTCAGCGCCCCCGACCAGGTGCAGACGGTGGTTGACCAAATTTTGGCTAAGCTCCAGCGGAAGCGACGACACCTGAGCGACAACAGCCAAGAAACCGTGGAAAGCATCGCTGGACTGCCCCTGGATGAGGTGGTGCAGCATTTGAAGCAAAGCAGCCCTGGTGAGGCGGTGGCCTGGTTGAAGCAGCGGCGGGCGATCGCAGAGGTGCTCGACCGTCGCGAGGGCGGCAGCCAGCCGGTGCTGGTGTCGTACCATGCCGACGAGCTGCGGCGGGTAGAGCGGGGCTATGGAGTCTCGGAAGCAGGGGTAGCCTACGGCAAGCCAGAGGACTATCTGGCTAGCTTCAAGCAGTTCATTGAGTCGAACCTGAACCTGGTGCCGGCGCTGCTGGTGGTGACTCAGCGCCCCCGAGAGCTGACCCGCGCCCAGCTCAAGGAGCTGCGGGCGGCGCTGGATGGGGCGGGCTACTCAGAAACTATGCTGCGATCGGCCTGGCGCGATGCCACCAATGAGGATATTGCGGCGTCGATTGTGGGCTATATTCGTCAGGCGGCCCTGGGCGATGCGCTGGTGTCCTACGGAGAGCGGGTCGATCGCGCTATGAAGACCATCCTGGCTAGCCAGCCCTGGACGGCCCCCCAGCGCCAGTGGCTGGAGCGGATCGGGCAGCAGCTAAAGAAAGAAACGGTAGTGGATAAGGCCGCCCTCGACCAGGGACAGTTCAAGGCCCAGGGCGGCTTTCAGCGCATCGACAAGGTGTTTAACCACCAGCTCGAAACCCTGCTAGCCGAGATCAACAGTGCGATCTGGCCAGAGGTGGGGTAG
- a CDS encoding GIY-YIG nuclease family protein, with product MPKSYYVYIMTNRSKTLYTGVTNDLMRRTAEHKQKATPEFAQRYNIDRLAFFEEAGNVRDAIAREKQIKGWTRAKKIALIESINPEWKDLSDDWFEQ from the coding sequence ATGCCAAAGTCTTACTATGTCTACATCATGACGAATCGCTCCAAGACTCTCTACACCGGGGTGACGAATGATCTGATGCGGCGGACAGCTGAGCATAAGCAGAAGGCCACTCCAGAGTTTGCGCAGCGGTACAACATTGATCGACTGGCATTTTTTGAGGAGGCGGGGAATGTGAGGGATGCGATCGCCCGTGAGAAGCAGATCAAGGGCTGGACGAGGGCTAAGAAGATTGCCCTAATTGAGTCGATCAATCCAGAATGGAAAGACCTCAGTGACGATTGGTTTGAGCAATGA
- a CDS encoding N-6 DNA methylase: MNATSDIVQKLWGLCHVLRDDGISYLQYVTELTYLLFLKMMQETGAEETQLPEGERWGDLASKDGLEQLNFYRALLLSLGQDAASSRIQAIFANAQTAIKQPRILNKLVTSIDGLDWYSAKEEGLGDLYEGLLQKNAEEKKSGAGQYFTPRALIDCMVALMRPQPGELIQDPAAGTGGFLIAADRYIKQRTDDLFELSEADQSFQIHQALYGMELVQDAHRLLLMNLMLHGIESEVSEVNP; the protein is encoded by the coding sequence ATGAACGCTACCTCCGACATTGTCCAAAAGCTGTGGGGCCTGTGCCATGTGCTGCGGGACGACGGCATTAGCTACCTGCAATACGTCACCGAGCTGACCTACCTGCTGTTTCTGAAGATGATGCAGGAGACGGGGGCCGAGGAGACCCAGCTGCCGGAGGGGGAGCGCTGGGGCGACCTGGCGAGCAAAGACGGGCTAGAGCAGCTCAACTTTTACCGCGCCCTGCTGCTGTCGCTGGGGCAAGATGCCGCCAGCAGCCGGATTCAGGCGATTTTTGCCAATGCTCAGACCGCCATCAAGCAGCCCCGCATCCTCAATAAGCTGGTGACCAGCATCGACGGGCTGGACTGGTACTCGGCCAAGGAAGAGGGCCTGGGCGACCTGTATGAGGGGCTGCTGCAAAAGAACGCGGAAGAGAAAAAATCGGGGGCGGGGCAGTACTTTACGCCCAGAGCGCTGATCGACTGCATGGTGGCGCTGATGCGGCCCCAGCCGGGGGAGTTGATTCAAGACCCGGCGGCGGGCACCGGTGGCTTTTTGATTGCCGCCGATCGCTACATCAAGCAGCGCACCGATGACCTGTTTGAGCTATCGGAGGCCGACCAATCGTTTCAAATTCATCAGGCGCTCTACGGCATGGAGCTGGTGCAGGATGCCCACCGCCTATTGCTGATGAACCTGATGCTCCACGGTATCGAGAGCGAGGTGAGTGAAGTGAACCCTTAG
- the mobF gene encoding MobF family relaxase → MLSTSNLSAAQAETYYTHEDYYSAEEAAHPTKWVGKGAASLGLAGIVNQQEFSQMLSGQAPDGRSLMGKVVDPEKRRAATDFTFSAPKSVSIAALVQQDERVLAVHHQAVAKALSVLEERYAQTRISTEAGRTKVTTGNIAAAVFTHSTSREAEPQLHSHCVVMNATQLEDGRWFSLSNEGAIANQKLLGQIYQNELAVALRQQGYQIEPKAQEKGVQISMAEVGQAWQNGYAERLMRTIKEEEVDLSEYRNFTEAYQQIEHFLEDVYMKKRIHSSLSYLTPEEYEQKWNEQQKKKHDIKE, encoded by the coding sequence ATGCTTTCCACGAGCAACCTCTCCGCCGCTCAAGCGGAGACCTACTACACCCACGAGGACTATTACTCGGCAGAAGAAGCGGCTCATCCGACAAAGTGGGTGGGGAAAGGGGCTGCGTCGTTGGGGTTGGCTGGGATTGTCAATCAGCAGGAATTCAGCCAGATGCTTTCTGGGCAGGCTCCGGACGGGCGATCGCTGATGGGGAAGGTGGTCGATCCAGAAAAGCGGCGGGCGGCAACAGACTTTACCTTTAGTGCCCCCAAGAGCGTCAGCATCGCAGCCCTGGTGCAGCAGGATGAGCGGGTGTTGGCGGTCCATCATCAGGCGGTCGCGAAGGCGCTGTCGGTGTTGGAAGAGCGCTATGCCCAAACTCGAATTTCGACAGAAGCAGGGAGAACCAAGGTGACGACAGGGAATATCGCCGCAGCGGTGTTCACTCATTCCACCAGCCGGGAGGCGGAGCCGCAGTTGCATAGCCATTGTGTGGTGATGAATGCGACGCAGCTGGAGGATGGGCGGTGGTTTAGTTTGAGCAATGAGGGGGCGATCGCCAACCAAAAGCTCCTCGGCCAGATCTACCAGAATGAACTGGCCGTCGCGCTGAGGCAGCAGGGCTACCAGATTGAGCCGAAGGCTCAAGAGAAGGGAGTCCAAATTAGCATGGCAGAAGTCGGACAAGCTTGGCAGAACGGCTATGCCGAACGATTAATGAGAACCATAAAAGAGGAGGAAGTTGATCTATCGGAATATCGAAACTTTACAGAGGCGTATCAACAGATCGAACACTTCTTGGAGGATGTGTATATGAAGAAAAGAATCCATTCCTCTCTAAGTTATCTAACACCTGAAGAATACGAACAAAAATGGAATGAACAACAAAAGAAAAAGCATGATATAAAAGAGTAG
- a CDS encoding glutathione S-transferase C-terminal domain-containing protein — protein MLSRRLWPLSPFFAKPVARGIVSKVKDSFINPQITQHLDFMEAELGKSPWFAGEDFTAADIQLSFPLEAAATRAGLDASRPKLMAFLDRIHTRPAYQKALERGGKYELLS, from the coding sequence GTGCTATCCCGAAGGCTTTGGCCTCTATCTCCCTTCTTTGCCAAACCCGTCGCCCGAGGAATCGTCAGCAAAGTTAAAGACTCGTTTATCAATCCTCAAATTACTCAGCACCTCGACTTTATGGAGGCGGAACTGGGCAAGAGCCCCTGGTTTGCTGGGGAAGACTTTACCGCCGCCGACATTCAGCTCAGCTTTCCCCTAGAGGCGGCGGCAACTCGGGCGGGGCTAGACGCCAGCCGCCCCAAACTCATGGCATTCTTAGATCGTATCCACACCCGCCCGGCCTACCAAAAAGCCCTGGAGCGGGGCGGCAAATATGAGCTTTTGAGTTGA
- a CDS encoding helix-turn-helix domain-containing protein — translation MTKEFVMMRVRKVQEVEVPGLSKQLLSARKASDMSLLEICRQLDITSTYWYKLEKGGAETINYDLLEKIEDLLVLDLGIEFPSDLNISSQYKENDMNLSRLKWIKVVTPPFPKEWKHKWALSPDELKDPELLAGPNEKIIQQNGLTIVPLGFKQKGSEKLESGDLMALTQHGKITHIVEVLDDKPYEKGGWFNRYVKIVWWQPEMKDWEGLPSRETVLGFNIHIFDGIPHEFTAFQSFHEKWDEEGGLESFREYFANELSKIGQLQPQ, via the coding sequence GTGACAAAGGAATTTGTGATGATGAGGGTCAGAAAAGTTCAAGAAGTTGAAGTGCCAGGACTTTCGAAGCAGCTGTTATCTGCTCGTAAAGCATCTGATATGAGTCTGCTGGAGATATGCAGGCAACTGGATATCACGTCTACCTACTGGTACAAGTTGGAAAAAGGGGGCGCTGAGACTATCAATTATGACCTTTTGGAGAAGATTGAAGATCTTTTGGTGCTAGACCTTGGGATTGAGTTTCCATCGGATCTAAATATTAGTTCACAATACAAGGAAAATGACATGAATCTCTCTCGTCTAAAGTGGATCAAAGTTGTAACTCCTCCTTTTCCTAAGGAGTGGAAGCATAAATGGGCTTTATCTCCTGATGAACTGAAAGATCCGGAACTACTTGCTGGCCCAAACGAAAAAATAATTCAACAGAATGGACTCACCATTGTTCCTCTGGGATTTAAGCAGAAGGGCTCAGAGAAGTTGGAATCAGGTGATTTAATGGCTTTGACTCAACACGGCAAGATCACCCATATCGTTGAGGTTTTGGATGACAAGCCTTATGAGAAAGGAGGCTGGTTTAATCGATACGTCAAAATTGTTTGGTGGCAACCTGAAATGAAGGATTGGGAGGGGCTACCTTCCAGAGAAACTGTTTTAGGTTTTAATATCCATATCTTCGATGGTATCCCCCATGAATTCACGGCATTTCAATCTTTTCATGAAAAATGGGATGAGGAAGGTGGGTTAGAGTCTTTTCGGGAATACTTCGCGAATGAGCTTTCTAAGATAGGACAATTGCAACCTCAGTAG
- a CDS encoding ExeA family protein — protein MLSDVMEYFGLKTPLNQVGFFETPQHTQLMRELKLAIRQGGLITVTGVVGSGKTTLLRQLQIELKREKEVILSSSLAVDKNRVNLGTLITALFFDLATERNFKSPSQPERRERKLLELIEKSHKPVVLIVDDAHDIHSQTLVGLKRLIELVQDRNRVLAILLAGHPKLKNDLRRPTLEEIGARASTFTLEGIRGQQLPYIQWLLKECSEQSPDSLVHEDAVALLAEKLMTPLQIKHYLRLAFEEAHQVGLKPVSVDVIEAVLSQGLNDLESKLVRHGYSAKVLANLLNVRPTEVRSLFHGRLPPGRTQELRDQMLSIGILVS, from the coding sequence ATGCTAAGTGATGTCATGGAGTATTTTGGCCTCAAGACGCCCCTGAACCAGGTGGGCTTTTTCGAGACGCCCCAACACACGCAGCTAATGCGAGAGCTTAAATTGGCCATTCGCCAGGGAGGGTTGATAACGGTGACAGGGGTTGTGGGGTCTGGCAAAACGACCCTGCTCCGACAGCTTCAGATTGAACTTAAACGCGAGAAAGAAGTGATCCTCTCCAGTTCACTGGCTGTAGACAAAAACCGGGTCAACTTAGGCACCTTAATCACGGCGCTATTCTTCGATCTCGCCACAGAACGAAACTTTAAGTCTCCCAGTCAACCAGAGCGGCGAGAACGCAAACTGCTGGAGCTGATTGAGAAGTCCCACAAGCCGGTTGTGCTAATTGTGGATGATGCTCATGACATCCACAGCCAGACGCTGGTGGGACTGAAGCGATTGATTGAACTGGTGCAAGACCGGAATCGGGTTTTGGCTATCTTGTTAGCAGGGCATCCCAAACTAAAGAACGATTTACGTCGTCCAACTCTGGAGGAAATTGGAGCACGGGCTTCAACTTTCACGCTAGAGGGCATTCGAGGCCAACAGCTGCCCTATATTCAATGGCTCTTAAAAGAATGTTCTGAACAATCCCCAGATAGCTTGGTCCATGAAGACGCCGTAGCCCTATTGGCTGAAAAGCTAATGACACCCCTACAAATCAAGCATTACCTCAGACTTGCTTTTGAAGAGGCTCACCAGGTCGGTCTCAAACCTGTCTCTGTAGATGTCATTGAAGCAGTTTTATCGCAAGGCCTTAACGACCTAGAATCCAAGCTAGTGCGACATGGATATAGTGCCAAGGTCCTGGCTAACCTTCTCAATGTCAGACCTACAGAGGTTCGCTCCTTATTTCACGGACGTCTGCCACCCGGAAGAACTCAGGAACTCCGAGACCAGATGTTGAGCATTGGCATTCTAGTGTCATAG